The Alnus glutinosa chromosome 7, dhAlnGlut1.1, whole genome shotgun sequence genome includes a region encoding these proteins:
- the LOC133872177 gene encoding protein SMALL AUXIN UP-REGULATED RNA 51 produces the protein MIMPTRKNRVEIREKASVIMLRLLIQKLQKGLSVLAPRGPGLRESRRHEEELAEAPTMVPDDVTEGHFAVLAVEGEETQRFVVELDYLTNPAFLRLLEQAEEEYGFTQKGALQIPCPPHELQKILDRRTREKSVRTCYVPL, from the coding sequence ATGATAATGCCTACCAGGAAGAACAGGGTTGAGATCAGAGAAAAAGCCTCGGTGATCATGCTTAGGCTTCTCATTCAGAAGCTACAAAAGGGTCTCTCAGTCTTGGCACCCAGAGGACCTGGTCTCAGAGAATCTAGACGTCATGAAGAAGAACTCGCCGAAGCGCCGACAATGGTGCCAGATGATGTGACCGAAGGACATTTTGCGGTTTTGGCGGTGGAGGGTGAGGAAACACAAAGGTTTGTAGTTGAACTGGACTACTTAACCAACCCGGCATTCTTAAGGTTACTGGAGCAGGCTGAGGAAGAATATGGATTCACACAGAAAGGAGCTCTTCAAATCCCTTGTCCACCCCACGAACTACAGAAGATTCTCGATCGCCGCACGAGGGAGAAGAGTGTACGCACGTGTTATGTACCATTATAG